A DNA window from Brassica napus cultivar Da-Ae chromosome C1, Da-Ae, whole genome shotgun sequence contains the following coding sequences:
- the LOC106349806 gene encoding protein PHLOEM PROTEIN 2-LIKE A8 isoform X4: MENTNYINDQVFISFRGKDERCGFLTYLKQRLLESNVNVFIDENAAGEPLENLFGHIRKSRIAIVIVSKNYAESSWCLDELVEIKKCMETEKLNAVIPIFRKVKVSSVRKQSGKFGERFLALQNSLLAKEVDKKKIKHINSRIKRWKKALEFVTGMIGLTYDKKFSRSEFEFVGKVVEKVHKTLGKTAAKAGRNSTPETSKKSQEKLSYLFVFNINHSNVNGLIHSSRTLEALTLNLDRLNPERSTGVLI, translated from the exons ATGGAGAATACGAATTACATTAATGATCAAGTGTTCATAAGTTTCCGGGGAAAAGATGAGCGGTGCGGATTCTTAACCTATCTAAAACAGAGGTTACTAGAAAGCAATGTGAATGTGTTCATCGACGAGAACGCGGCTGGAGAACCGCTCGAGAATCTCTTTGGACACATCCGAAAGTCAAGGATCGCGATTGTGATCGTCTCCAAGAACTACGCGGAGTCGAGTTGGTGTTTGGACGAGCTGGTGGAGATCAAGAAATGCATGGAGACGGAGAAGCTCAATGCTGTCATACCCATCTTTCGTAAGGTGAAGGTTTCAAGCGTTAGGAAACAGAGCGGAAAGTTTGGGGAAAGGTTTCTTGCTTTGCAAAACTCTTTGCTTGCTAAAGAAGTCGATAAGAAGAAGATTAAGCATATTAATTCCAGGATCAAGAGATGGAAGAAAGCTTTGGAGTTCGTCACTGGAATGATTGGACTGACTTACGACAAAAAAT TTTCCAGGTCGGAGTTTGAGTTTGTGGGGAAAGTTGTCGAAAAGGTTCATAAAACGTTAGGCAAAACTGCAGCAAAGGCAGGTCGTAATAGTACTCCTGAAACTAGTAAG AAATCACAGGAAAAACTATCATATCTGTTTGTTTTCAATATCAATCACTCAAACGTGAACGGACTAATCCATTCTTCAAGGACACTGGAAGCTCTGACCCTGAACCTGGACAGATTGAATCCTGAACGCTCAACagg AGTGTTGATTTGA
- the LOC106349806 gene encoding protein PHLOEM PROTEIN 2-LIKE A8 isoform X2, with product MENTNYINDQVFISFRGKDERCGFLTYLKQRLLESNVNVFIDENAAGEPLENLFGHIRKSRIAIVIVSKNYAESSWCLDELVEIKKCMETEKLNAVIPIFRKVKVSSVRKQSGKFGERFLALQNSLLAKEVDKKKIKHINSRIKRWKKALEFVTGMIGLTYDKKFSRSEFEFVGKVVEKVHKTLGKTAAKAGRNSTPETSKEKLSYLFVFNINHSNVNGLIHSSRTLEALTLNLDRLNPERSTGSLSLSLFLSVFVLFYHQLLITRLMLQPAEC from the exons ATGGAGAATACGAATTACATTAATGATCAAGTGTTCATAAGTTTCCGGGGAAAAGATGAGCGGTGCGGATTCTTAACCTATCTAAAACAGAGGTTACTAGAAAGCAATGTGAATGTGTTCATCGACGAGAACGCGGCTGGAGAACCGCTCGAGAATCTCTTTGGACACATCCGAAAGTCAAGGATCGCGATTGTGATCGTCTCCAAGAACTACGCGGAGTCGAGTTGGTGTTTGGACGAGCTGGTGGAGATCAAGAAATGCATGGAGACGGAGAAGCTCAATGCTGTCATACCCATCTTTCGTAAGGTGAAGGTTTCAAGCGTTAGGAAACAGAGCGGAAAGTTTGGGGAAAGGTTTCTTGCTTTGCAAAACTCTTTGCTTGCTAAAGAAGTCGATAAGAAGAAGATTAAGCATATTAATTCCAGGATCAAGAGATGGAAGAAAGCTTTGGAGTTCGTCACTGGAATGATTGGACTGACTTACGACAAAAAAT TTTCCAGGTCGGAGTTTGAGTTTGTGGGGAAAGTTGTCGAAAAGGTTCATAAAACGTTAGGCAAAACTGCAGCAAAGGCAGGTCGTAATAGTACTCCTGAAACTAGTAAG GAAAAACTATCATATCTGTTTGTTTTCAATATCAATCACTCAAACGTGAACGGACTAATCCATTCTTCAAGGACACTGGAAGCTCTGACCCTGAACCTGGACAGATTGAATCCTGAACGCTCAACagggtctctctctcttagtcTGTTTCTctcagtttttgttttgttttatcatcAGCTTCTGATTACTAGGCTAATGCTACAACCCGCAGAGTGTTGA
- the LOC106349806 gene encoding protein PHLOEM PROTEIN 2-LIKE A8 isoform X3, whose translation MENTNYINDQVFISFRGKDERCGFLTYLKQRLLESNVNVFIDENAAGEPLENLFGHIRKSRIAIVIVSKNYAESSWCLDELVEIKKCMETEKLNAVIPIFRKVKVSSVRKQSGKFGERIKRWKKALEFVTGMIGLTYDKKFSRSEFEFVGKVVEKVHKTLGKTAAKAGRNSTPETSKKSQEKLSYLFVFNINHSNVNGLIHSSRTLEALTLNLDRLNPERSTGSLSLSLFLSVFVLFYHQLLITRLMLQPAEC comes from the exons ATGGAGAATACGAATTACATTAATGATCAAGTGTTCATAAGTTTCCGGGGAAAAGATGAGCGGTGCGGATTCTTAACCTATCTAAAACAGAGGTTACTAGAAAGCAATGTGAATGTGTTCATCGACGAGAACGCGGCTGGAGAACCGCTCGAGAATCTCTTTGGACACATCCGAAAGTCAAGGATCGCGATTGTGATCGTCTCCAAGAACTACGCGGAGTCGAGTTGGTGTTTGGACGAGCTGGTGGAGATCAAGAAATGCATGGAGACGGAGAAGCTCAATGCTGTCATACCCATCTTTCGTAAGGTGAAGGTTTCAAGCGTTAGGAAACAGAGCGGAAAGTTTGGGGAAAG GATCAAGAGATGGAAGAAAGCTTTGGAGTTCGTCACTGGAATGATTGGACTGACTTACGACAAAAAAT TTTCCAGGTCGGAGTTTGAGTTTGTGGGGAAAGTTGTCGAAAAGGTTCATAAAACGTTAGGCAAAACTGCAGCAAAGGCAGGTCGTAATAGTACTCCTGAAACTAGTAAG AAATCACAGGAAAAACTATCATATCTGTTTGTTTTCAATATCAATCACTCAAACGTGAACGGACTAATCCATTCTTCAAGGACACTGGAAGCTCTGACCCTGAACCTGGACAGATTGAATCCTGAACGCTCAACagggtctctctctcttagtcTGTTTCTctcagtttttgttttgttttatcatcAGCTTCTGATTACTAGGCTAATGCTACAACCCGCAGAGTGTTGA
- the LOC106349806 gene encoding protein PHLOEM PROTEIN 2-LIKE A8 isoform X1, which yields MENTNYINDQVFISFRGKDERCGFLTYLKQRLLESNVNVFIDENAAGEPLENLFGHIRKSRIAIVIVSKNYAESSWCLDELVEIKKCMETEKLNAVIPIFRKVKVSSVRKQSGKFGERFLALQNSLLAKEVDKKKIKHINSRIKRWKKALEFVTGMIGLTYDKKFSRSEFEFVGKVVEKVHKTLGKTAAKAGRNSTPETSKKSQEKLSYLFVFNINHSNVNGLIHSSRTLEALTLNLDRLNPERSTGSLSLSLFLSVFVLFYHQLLITRLMLQPAEC from the exons ATGGAGAATACGAATTACATTAATGATCAAGTGTTCATAAGTTTCCGGGGAAAAGATGAGCGGTGCGGATTCTTAACCTATCTAAAACAGAGGTTACTAGAAAGCAATGTGAATGTGTTCATCGACGAGAACGCGGCTGGAGAACCGCTCGAGAATCTCTTTGGACACATCCGAAAGTCAAGGATCGCGATTGTGATCGTCTCCAAGAACTACGCGGAGTCGAGTTGGTGTTTGGACGAGCTGGTGGAGATCAAGAAATGCATGGAGACGGAGAAGCTCAATGCTGTCATACCCATCTTTCGTAAGGTGAAGGTTTCAAGCGTTAGGAAACAGAGCGGAAAGTTTGGGGAAAGGTTTCTTGCTTTGCAAAACTCTTTGCTTGCTAAAGAAGTCGATAAGAAGAAGATTAAGCATATTAATTCCAGGATCAAGAGATGGAAGAAAGCTTTGGAGTTCGTCACTGGAATGATTGGACTGACTTACGACAAAAAAT TTTCCAGGTCGGAGTTTGAGTTTGTGGGGAAAGTTGTCGAAAAGGTTCATAAAACGTTAGGCAAAACTGCAGCAAAGGCAGGTCGTAATAGTACTCCTGAAACTAGTAAG AAATCACAGGAAAAACTATCATATCTGTTTGTTTTCAATATCAATCACTCAAACGTGAACGGACTAATCCATTCTTCAAGGACACTGGAAGCTCTGACCCTGAACCTGGACAGATTGAATCCTGAACGCTCAACagggtctctctctcttagtcTGTTTCTctcagtttttgttttgttttatcatcAGCTTCTGATTACTAGGCTAATGCTACAACCCGCAGAGTGTTGA